The DNA sequence GGTGGCGTTTTGTTCATGTGGGGTTCCCGCACGTTGTACGGCCCGCTCATCCACACGATTCTTTCGGCATTCGCCGGGTATGGCATCGCCCTCGCTTTCTTCCGTGCCAACAAAACCAGAGCGTGGCGATGGGGTGTCGCACTCGCCTGGATCTTCGTGGCCTTCGCCCTGCACTTCGCCTGGAACATGTTGTGGGACAGTAACATCGCCAGCATCATCAATATCGTCGTGATCTCCCTGATCATGTACCCGCTGTTCATTTATCTCATCTGGCGCAACTGGCGCGATGCCCGCGCAGACGGCACCTACGGTTATGCACCGGGCGTGATCACCACTACCCGGGACCTTGCGCTTATCGACGCCCCGACCACCCCACCGTCCCCCGCCGCCCTGCCGGTGGACACCCGGGGCGGGAAAGACGAAACCGCCATCGAATGATGGCGGCCATGCGGAGACCGGCTTTGCGTCAGGGGATCTGTTCTCCCGGTGGGGGCGGCCTCTCGATAGCTATTTTTCCGCTGACTGCTCCAGCTCCCGCAGGCGCATATGCAGGGATTTCTTCTCTTCCCAGGCTGTCGACACATCGCGGAGAAATGCTGCAACGCCTTCGATTTCTCCATCCTCGTCCTTGAGCATGGTGATGGAGAATTCCAAAGAGATCTTTGAGCCGTCTTTTCTGATTCCGGGCACTTTCAGGGGTTCGCTGCCGTACTTTGTCACACCGGTATCCATGACCCGATCCCAGCCGGTCCAGTGCGGGGCGCGGTGCTTTTCGGGCATGATGATGTCTAATGATTTGCCGATCGCCTCGCCGGCGGGCCATCCGAACATCTCCTCCGCGCCACCGTTCCATAGGCGGATGATGCCGTCGCGGGATGCGTAGATGATCGCCTCATGGGTTTCGGCGACAAGTCGGGCTGCGGTTTCTTCAAAGTTGGACATGGTTCATGGGCTCCGGGATGGGGTGGATGTCATCGGTCCAGACCCACCTTAGCCTGTGATTTGCGTCATAGGGCCCGGCTGTCACCACCTCTTTCCTATTGGTCGATCGAAAACAATTCAAAAACCCCTTGCGCCGCTGCCTGCCCGCCTGTTTTTCTTATTATCGAATGATTAATAGAAACCCTTAGGGGGAACAGCATGCAGAAACAAGGTCTCTACAACCCAGCCTTCGAACACGATTCCTGTGGGGTCGCCTTCGTCGCGGATATTCACGGCCGCACCAGTCGTCGGATCGTCGCCAATGCACTCGAGGCGCTCCGTCGATTGGACCACCGCGGTGCCGCCGGCGCAGAGAAGACCACCGGCGACGGTGCCGGCATCCTCATGCAGATCCCCGATGCCTTCTATCGCGATATCGCCCCTTGTGACCTGCCGGAACCAGGGCAGTATGCCACCGGAATCGCCTTCCTCCCGCAGGCTCGCATGGCCATGCTCGATGCCCAGAAGGAAATCACCCGCATCGCCGAAGATGAAGGTGCAACCGTTCTGGGATGGCGCAGCGTGCCGGTGGATCCCCGTGGTCTGGGGCAAATGGCCATCGATGCCATGCCGAGTTTCTCCCAGATCTTCCTCGAGGTTCCAGGCATATCCGGCATCGACCTGGATCGTGTCATGTTCTTCATCCGCAAACGCTGCGAACGCGAACTCGGCACCCTGGGCGATCGTCCCACCGCTTATTTCCCCTCGCTGTCCGCGCGCACGGTGATCTACAAGGGCATGCTCACCACGCAGCAATTGGAGAATTTCTTCCACGACCTCCAGGATCCGCGCATGGAATCCGCCATCGCAGTGGTTCACTCCCGTTTCTCCACCAACACCTTCCCCAGCTGGCCACTCGCGCACCCGTACCGACTGGTCGCCCACAACGGCGAAATCAACACGGTCCGTGGCAATGAAAATTGGATGCGCGCCCGCGAGGCGCTCATCAACTCCCAGGTGCTGGGGTCCCTCGACCGGGTGCTGCCCATCTGCTCGCCTGGTGGCTCGGACACTGCGCTTTTCGACGAAGCCCTCGAACTCCTCCATCTCGGCGGGTACGAACTCCCTCATGCCGTCGCCATGATGATCCCCCAGCCGTGGGAGCACAGCACCTCCATGAACCAGGAACTCCGTGACTTCTACGAGTACCACTCCTGCCTTATGGAACCGTGGGATGGGCCGGCTGCCCTGGCGTTTACCGATGGCCGTTATGTCGGAGCCGTCCTGGACCGCAATGGTCTGCGCCCAGGACGGATCACCATCACCAGTGACGGACTCGTGGTGATGGCTTCGGAATCAGGGGTATTGGATGTGGACGAAGAGGACGTCGTTAAGCGCACTCGTCTGGTGCCCGGCCAGATGTTCCTTGTCGACACCGCATCCGGCCGCCTCATCGCCGATGATGAAATCAAGCGCGGGCTGCAAGCCAGCGCGCCTTATGGAGAGTGGATCCGCAGCAACTTCGTGCACCTGTCCGGCCTGCCGCAGACCCGGTATGAATACATGCCACATCAGCGCGTGGTGCTGCGTCAACGTGTCTTCGGGATCACCGGGGAGGATGTGGATCTGCTGATCCTGCCGATGGCGCGCACCGGCACAGAGGCCATCGGATCCATGGGGTCTGATACCCCGATCGCCGCGATCTCCCAGCGTCCGCGGATGCTCTATGACTTCTTTGCCCAACGTTTCGCCCAGGTCACCAACCCACCCCTGGATTCCATTCGTGAGAAGCCCGTGACCAGCATGTACACGCTGCTCGGTGCGCAGTCCGATGTGCTGAACCCGGGCCCGGAGGCAGCACGGCGCATCCGCCTGGAATCACCGATCATTGATAACCATGAGCTGGCCACCCTCATTCACGCCGACGATGATGGCGACTGGGAGCATTTCGGCGCGGCCGTCATCTCTGGTCTCTACCCGGTCGCGCACCACGGCGCCGGAATGAAGGCCGCCATCGCACGTGTGCGCCGTGAGGTTTCTGAGGCGATCCGTCAGGGCAAGAGCCTCATCGTGCTCTCTGACCGTGAATCCAATGAACAGCTTGCCCCCATCCCGGCCCTGCTGCTCACCTCCGCTGTGCATCAGTACCTGGTGCAGCAGCGCACCCGCACCCGGTGCTCGCTGGTGGTGGAATCCGGTGATGCCCGCGAGGTCCATCACCTGGCCATGCTGGTCGGCTTCGGTGCCGATGCCATCAACCCCTATATGGCCTTTGAAACCATCGATGAGCTGCGTCTCAAGGGGCAACTCGGTGAGTT is a window from the Corynebacterium faecale genome containing:
- a CDS encoding PAS domain-containing protein — encoded protein: MSNFEETAARLVAETHEAIIYASRDGIIRLWNGGAEEMFGWPAGEAIGKSLDIIMPEKHRAPHWTGWDRVMDTGVTKYGSEPLKVPGIRKDGSKISLEFSITMLKDEDGEIEGVAAFLRDVSTAWEEKKSLHMRLRELEQSAEK